The Deltaproteobacteria bacterium sequence AACGGGTACGTGCCATTACGGGGGAGATGCTGTCTTCAATATCATTTCCCGATTTAAAAATAGTTATGGATTGCTTTAGCGATCGCCATCGTTTGGACGATCTCTTGAATTGATATTATTACGGGAGGGCTAATATGCCGATTTATGAATATAAGTGCAAGAAATGCGGGAGTGAATTTGAGGTTTTCCAAAAGATTACTGAGGCCGATGCCAAGAGCTGCAAGTTTTGTCACGGTCCCGTCAATAAACTAATGTCTCTTTCCTCCTTCCAGCTCCAGGGATCAGGCTGGTATGTAACTGATTATGCTGGGAAAAAACCTAATGTAAGAGATGACAAGTCCGGCGTAAGTGAAGGTAAAAAAGAGACGGTCGCCGCAGATTCCAAACCAGCAA is a genomic window containing:
- a CDS encoding zinc ribbon domain-containing protein; protein product: MPIYEYKCKKCGSEFEVFQKITEADAKSCKFCHGPVNKLMSLSSFQLQGSGWYVTDYAGKKPNVRDDKSGVSEGKKETVAADSKPASTDSTATPAASAATTATATDNKAKAA